One genomic segment of Chelonia mydas isolate rCheMyd1 chromosome 1, rCheMyd1.pri.v2, whole genome shotgun sequence includes these proteins:
- the SPART gene encoding spartin isoform X1 encodes MPTLSHANTMFQFAVMEQEQDPAILEDENIKAIKEEFKKAFMFVNKGLNTDQLGQKEEARNYYKQGLDHLLRGVSIPSQGPECTGSQWDSARQMQQKMQETLQNVRTRLNILEQNTLARQTNATTMNVPLEVPKLYPVIPTNEKPARPPAPNSLIPPSGPPAANENVATTSKGQHPAMSPSSPKALSLPHEAPPAYTPQATDGHYTVSYGTDSGEFSSVGEDYYTKCTQPPPLESLGVDADELILIRQGVQIFFVTPDGQVSAPSYPGYLRIVKFLDTDGAMAQNRPPAFLQVCDWLYPLMCNQSPVLCCNTGVYMFPDLMSQVPGSHVGVVLSSELPAADRELFEDLLKQMSDLRVQVPRSHEGVGLSSELATADREHYEDMLKQMSDLRVQPLEASSDVNNLAQTVRIQPEPEGGERERELPEWSEKVAHGILSGASWLSWGLVKGAEYTGKAIHKGASKLREHIQPEEKPLEVNPTVAKGFHVAKQATGGAVKVSRFLVEGVCSVASSIGKELAPHVKKHGSKLVPESLKKDKDGKSTFDGAMVVAASGVQGFSTVWQGLESAAKCIANSVSTETVHTVQHKYGDDAGHATDNAMNSAINVGVTAFNIDNIGIKAIVKKTAKETGYAVLDEYKVLEKEKKDGR; translated from the exons ATGCCTACACTTAGTCATGCTAACACTATGTTCCAATTTGCAGTAATGGAACAAGAACAGGATCCTGCTATTCTAGAAGATGAAAACATTAAAGCTATTAAAGAAGAGTTCAAGAAAGCCTTTATGTTTGTCAATAAAGGCCTGAATACAGATCAATTGGGTCAAAAGGAAGAAGCCAGGAACTACTACAAGCAAGGACTTGACCACTTGCTTAGAGGAGTTAGCATTCCATCACAAGGTCCTGAATGTACAGGATCCCAGTGGGACTCTGCCAGACAAATGCAGCAAAAGATGCAAGAGACTTTACAAAATGTTAGAACTCGACTGAATATTCTAGAACAAAATACTCTTGCTAGGCAAACTAATGCCACCACAATGAATGTGCCTCTAGAGGTGCCCAAGCTATACCCAGTGATTCCCACTAATGAAAAGCCAGCAAGGCCCCCTGCACCTAATTCTCTGATTCCACCATCTGGGCCTCCTGCAGCAAATGAAAATGTTGCAACTACAAGCAAAGGGCAACATCCAGCAATGAGTCCTTCATctccaaaagctctctctctacCACATGAAGCTCCTCCTGCGTATACTCCTCAAGCTACTGATGGACACTATACTGTATCTTATGGTACAGACTCTGGGGAGTTTTCATCAGTTGGAGAGGACTACTACACAAAATGTACTCAGCCGCCTCCCCTTGAAAGTCTAGGAGTAGATGCAGATGAATTGATCCTGATTCGCCAAGGAGTACAGATATTCTTTGTGACTCCTGATGGGCAGGTTAGTGCTCCTTCATATCCTGGATACCTGCGCATTGTGAAGTTCTTGGACACTGATGGTGCAATGGCCCAGAATCGTCCGCCAGCGTTTCTTCAG GTTTGTGACTGGCTGTATCCTCTTATGTGCAACCAATCTCCTGTTCTGTGCTGTAATACTGGGGTCTACATGTTCCCTGATTTGATGTCGCAGGTGCCAGGATCCCATGTGGGAGTAGTGCTATCTTCAGAACTCCCAGCAGCTGACCGAGAGCTTTTTGAAGATCTGTTAAAACAGATGTCTGACCTCAGAGTCCAG GTGCCAAGATCCCATGAGGGAGTAGGATTATCTTCAGAACTCGCAACAGCTGACAGAGAACATTATGAGGATATGTTAAAACAGATGTCTGACCTCAGAGTCCAG CCTTTGGAAGCTTCAAGTGATGTGAATAACCTGGCCCAGACTGTACGCATCCAACCAGAGcctgaaggaggagagagagaaagagagttaCCTGAGTGGAGTGAGAAAGTAGCTCATGGAATCTTGTCAG gaGCATCCTGGTTGAGTTGGGGTTTGGTCAAGGGAGCAGAATATACTGGCAAAGCAATCCACAAAGGAGCTTCCAAATTGCGAGAACATATTCAACCAGAAGAGAAACCTTTGGAAGTCAATCCAACTGTAGCAAAGGGGTTTCATGTAGCAAAACAAGCTACTGGAGGAGCTGTAAAAGTCAGCCGTTTTTTGG TTGAAGGGGTGTGTTCAGTAGCAAGCAGTATTGGAAAAGAGTTAGCCCCACATGTGAAGAAGCACGGGAGCAAATTGGTTCCTGAGTCGCTTAAGAAAGACAAAGATGGAAAGTCCACTTTTGATGGTGCCATGGTGGTAGCAGCAAGTGGAgttcaag GGTTTTCAACAGTATGGCAAGGTTTGGAAAGTGCAGCAAAATGCATTGCTAATAGTGTTTCAACCGAGACTGTTCACACTGTCCAGCACAA gtatggGGATGATGCAGGCCATGCTACAGACAACGCTATGAATTCTGCAATCAATGTTGGTGTGACAGCATTTAACATTGACAACATTGGTATCAAAGCTATAGTGAAGAAAACTGCAAAAGAGACTGGTTATGCTGTGCTGGATGAATATAAAGTactagaaaaagagaaaaaggatggaAGATAA
- the SPART gene encoding spartin isoform X3, which translates to MEQEQDPAILEDENIKAIKEEFKKAFMFVNKGLNTDQLGQKEEARNYYKQGLDHLLRGVSIPSQGPECTGSQWDSARQMQQKMQETLQNVRTRLNILEQNTLARQTNATTMNVPLEVPKLYPVIPTNEKPARPPAPNSLIPPSGPPAANENVATTSKGQHPAMSPSSPKALSLPHEAPPAYTPQATDGHYTVSYGTDSGEFSSVGEDYYTKCTQPPPLESLGVDADELILIRQGVQIFFVTPDGQVSAPSYPGYLRIVKFLDTDGAMAQNRPPAFLQVCDWLYPLMCNQSPVLCCNTGVYMFPDLMSQVPGSHVGVVLSSELPAADRELFEDLLKQMSDLRVQPLEASSDVNNLAQTVRIQPEPEGGERERELPEWSEKVAHGILSGASWLSWGLVKGAEYTGKAIHKGASKLREHIQPEEKPLEVNPTVAKGFHVAKQATGGAVKVSRFLVEGVCSVASSIGKELAPHVKKHGSKLVPESLKKDKDGKSTFDGAMVVAASGVQGFSTVWQGLESAAKCIANSVSTETVHTVQHKYGDDAGHATDNAMNSAINVGVTAFNIDNIGIKAIVKKTAKETGYAVLDEYKVLEKEKKDGR; encoded by the exons ATGGAACAAGAACAGGATCCTGCTATTCTAGAAGATGAAAACATTAAAGCTATTAAAGAAGAGTTCAAGAAAGCCTTTATGTTTGTCAATAAAGGCCTGAATACAGATCAATTGGGTCAAAAGGAAGAAGCCAGGAACTACTACAAGCAAGGACTTGACCACTTGCTTAGAGGAGTTAGCATTCCATCACAAGGTCCTGAATGTACAGGATCCCAGTGGGACTCTGCCAGACAAATGCAGCAAAAGATGCAAGAGACTTTACAAAATGTTAGAACTCGACTGAATATTCTAGAACAAAATACTCTTGCTAGGCAAACTAATGCCACCACAATGAATGTGCCTCTAGAGGTGCCCAAGCTATACCCAGTGATTCCCACTAATGAAAAGCCAGCAAGGCCCCCTGCACCTAATTCTCTGATTCCACCATCTGGGCCTCCTGCAGCAAATGAAAATGTTGCAACTACAAGCAAAGGGCAACATCCAGCAATGAGTCCTTCATctccaaaagctctctctctacCACATGAAGCTCCTCCTGCGTATACTCCTCAAGCTACTGATGGACACTATACTGTATCTTATGGTACAGACTCTGGGGAGTTTTCATCAGTTGGAGAGGACTACTACACAAAATGTACTCAGCCGCCTCCCCTTGAAAGTCTAGGAGTAGATGCAGATGAATTGATCCTGATTCGCCAAGGAGTACAGATATTCTTTGTGACTCCTGATGGGCAGGTTAGTGCTCCTTCATATCCTGGATACCTGCGCATTGTGAAGTTCTTGGACACTGATGGTGCAATGGCCCAGAATCGTCCGCCAGCGTTTCTTCAG GTTTGTGACTGGCTGTATCCTCTTATGTGCAACCAATCTCCTGTTCTGTGCTGTAATACTGGGGTCTACATGTTCCCTGATTTGATGTCGCAGGTGCCAGGATCCCATGTGGGAGTAGTGCTATCTTCAGAACTCCCAGCAGCTGACCGAGAGCTTTTTGAAGATCTGTTAAAACAGATGTCTGACCTCAGAGTCCAG CCTTTGGAAGCTTCAAGTGATGTGAATAACCTGGCCCAGACTGTACGCATCCAACCAGAGcctgaaggaggagagagagaaagagagttaCCTGAGTGGAGTGAGAAAGTAGCTCATGGAATCTTGTCAG gaGCATCCTGGTTGAGTTGGGGTTTGGTCAAGGGAGCAGAATATACTGGCAAAGCAATCCACAAAGGAGCTTCCAAATTGCGAGAACATATTCAACCAGAAGAGAAACCTTTGGAAGTCAATCCAACTGTAGCAAAGGGGTTTCATGTAGCAAAACAAGCTACTGGAGGAGCTGTAAAAGTCAGCCGTTTTTTGG TTGAAGGGGTGTGTTCAGTAGCAAGCAGTATTGGAAAAGAGTTAGCCCCACATGTGAAGAAGCACGGGAGCAAATTGGTTCCTGAGTCGCTTAAGAAAGACAAAGATGGAAAGTCCACTTTTGATGGTGCCATGGTGGTAGCAGCAAGTGGAgttcaag GGTTTTCAACAGTATGGCAAGGTTTGGAAAGTGCAGCAAAATGCATTGCTAATAGTGTTTCAACCGAGACTGTTCACACTGTCCAGCACAA gtatggGGATGATGCAGGCCATGCTACAGACAACGCTATGAATTCTGCAATCAATGTTGGTGTGACAGCATTTAACATTGACAACATTGGTATCAAAGCTATAGTGAAGAAAACTGCAAAAGAGACTGGTTATGCTGTGCTGGATGAATATAAAGTactagaaaaagagaaaaaggatggaAGATAA
- the SPART gene encoding spartin isoform X2 → MEQEQDPAILEDENIKAIKEEFKKAFMFVNKGLNTDQLGQKEEARNYYKQGLDHLLRGVSIPSQGPECTGSQWDSARQMQQKMQETLQNVRTRLNILEQNTLARQTNATTMNVPLEVPKLYPVIPTNEKPARPPAPNSLIPPSGPPAANENVATTSKGQHPAMSPSSPKALSLPHEAPPAYTPQATDGHYTVSYGTDSGEFSSVGEDYYTKCTQPPPLESLGVDADELILIRQGVQIFFVTPDGQVSAPSYPGYLRIVKFLDTDGAMAQNRPPAFLQVCDWLYPLMCNQSPVLCCNTGVYMFPDLMSQVPGSHVGVVLSSELPAADRELFEDLLKQMSDLRVQVPRSHEGVGLSSELATADREHYEDMLKQMSDLRVQPLEASSDVNNLAQTVRIQPEPEGGERERELPEWSEKVAHGILSGASWLSWGLVKGAEYTGKAIHKGASKLREHIQPEEKPLEVNPTVAKGFHVAKQATGGAVKVSRFLVEGVCSVASSIGKELAPHVKKHGSKLVPESLKKDKDGKSTFDGAMVVAASGVQGFSTVWQGLESAAKCIANSVSTETVHTVQHKYGDDAGHATDNAMNSAINVGVTAFNIDNIGIKAIVKKTAKETGYAVLDEYKVLEKEKKDGR, encoded by the exons ATGGAACAAGAACAGGATCCTGCTATTCTAGAAGATGAAAACATTAAAGCTATTAAAGAAGAGTTCAAGAAAGCCTTTATGTTTGTCAATAAAGGCCTGAATACAGATCAATTGGGTCAAAAGGAAGAAGCCAGGAACTACTACAAGCAAGGACTTGACCACTTGCTTAGAGGAGTTAGCATTCCATCACAAGGTCCTGAATGTACAGGATCCCAGTGGGACTCTGCCAGACAAATGCAGCAAAAGATGCAAGAGACTTTACAAAATGTTAGAACTCGACTGAATATTCTAGAACAAAATACTCTTGCTAGGCAAACTAATGCCACCACAATGAATGTGCCTCTAGAGGTGCCCAAGCTATACCCAGTGATTCCCACTAATGAAAAGCCAGCAAGGCCCCCTGCACCTAATTCTCTGATTCCACCATCTGGGCCTCCTGCAGCAAATGAAAATGTTGCAACTACAAGCAAAGGGCAACATCCAGCAATGAGTCCTTCATctccaaaagctctctctctacCACATGAAGCTCCTCCTGCGTATACTCCTCAAGCTACTGATGGACACTATACTGTATCTTATGGTACAGACTCTGGGGAGTTTTCATCAGTTGGAGAGGACTACTACACAAAATGTACTCAGCCGCCTCCCCTTGAAAGTCTAGGAGTAGATGCAGATGAATTGATCCTGATTCGCCAAGGAGTACAGATATTCTTTGTGACTCCTGATGGGCAGGTTAGTGCTCCTTCATATCCTGGATACCTGCGCATTGTGAAGTTCTTGGACACTGATGGTGCAATGGCCCAGAATCGTCCGCCAGCGTTTCTTCAG GTTTGTGACTGGCTGTATCCTCTTATGTGCAACCAATCTCCTGTTCTGTGCTGTAATACTGGGGTCTACATGTTCCCTGATTTGATGTCGCAGGTGCCAGGATCCCATGTGGGAGTAGTGCTATCTTCAGAACTCCCAGCAGCTGACCGAGAGCTTTTTGAAGATCTGTTAAAACAGATGTCTGACCTCAGAGTCCAG GTGCCAAGATCCCATGAGGGAGTAGGATTATCTTCAGAACTCGCAACAGCTGACAGAGAACATTATGAGGATATGTTAAAACAGATGTCTGACCTCAGAGTCCAG CCTTTGGAAGCTTCAAGTGATGTGAATAACCTGGCCCAGACTGTACGCATCCAACCAGAGcctgaaggaggagagagagaaagagagttaCCTGAGTGGAGTGAGAAAGTAGCTCATGGAATCTTGTCAG gaGCATCCTGGTTGAGTTGGGGTTTGGTCAAGGGAGCAGAATATACTGGCAAAGCAATCCACAAAGGAGCTTCCAAATTGCGAGAACATATTCAACCAGAAGAGAAACCTTTGGAAGTCAATCCAACTGTAGCAAAGGGGTTTCATGTAGCAAAACAAGCTACTGGAGGAGCTGTAAAAGTCAGCCGTTTTTTGG TTGAAGGGGTGTGTTCAGTAGCAAGCAGTATTGGAAAAGAGTTAGCCCCACATGTGAAGAAGCACGGGAGCAAATTGGTTCCTGAGTCGCTTAAGAAAGACAAAGATGGAAAGTCCACTTTTGATGGTGCCATGGTGGTAGCAGCAAGTGGAgttcaag GGTTTTCAACAGTATGGCAAGGTTTGGAAAGTGCAGCAAAATGCATTGCTAATAGTGTTTCAACCGAGACTGTTCACACTGTCCAGCACAA gtatggGGATGATGCAGGCCATGCTACAGACAACGCTATGAATTCTGCAATCAATGTTGGTGTGACAGCATTTAACATTGACAACATTGGTATCAAAGCTATAGTGAAGAAAACTGCAAAAGAGACTGGTTATGCTGTGCTGGATGAATATAAAGTactagaaaaagagaaaaaggatggaAGATAA
- the SPART gene encoding spartin isoform X4, protein MEQEQDPAILEDENIKAIKEEFKKAFMFVNKGLNTDQLGQKEEARNYYKQGLDHLLRGVSIPSQGPECTGSQWDSARQMQQKMQETLQNVRTRLNILEQNTLARQTNATTMNVPLEVPKLYPVIPTNEKPARPPAPNSLIPPSGPPAANENVATTSKGQHPAMSPSSPKALSLPHEAPPAYTPQATDGHYTVSYGTDSGEFSSVGEDYYTKCTQPPPLESLGVDADELILIRQGVQIFFVTPDGQVSAPSYPGYLRIVKFLDTDGAMAQNRPPAFLQVCDWLYPLMCNQSPVLCCNTGVYMFPDLMSQVPGSHVGVVLSSELPAADRELFEDLLKQMSDLRVQVPRSHEGVGLSSELATADREHYEDMLKQMSDLRVQPLEASSDVNNLAQTVRIQPEPEGGERERELPEWSEKVAHGILSGASWLSWGLVKGAEYTGKAIHKGASKLREHIQPEEKPLEVNPTVAKGFHVAKQATGGAVKVSRFLVEGVCSVASSIGKELAPHVKKHGSKLVPESLKKDKDGKSTFDGAMVVAASGVQGFSTVWQGLESAAKCIANSVSTETVHTVQHKYKNRKHGDQLSTATKSDKQ, encoded by the exons ATGGAACAAGAACAGGATCCTGCTATTCTAGAAGATGAAAACATTAAAGCTATTAAAGAAGAGTTCAAGAAAGCCTTTATGTTTGTCAATAAAGGCCTGAATACAGATCAATTGGGTCAAAAGGAAGAAGCCAGGAACTACTACAAGCAAGGACTTGACCACTTGCTTAGAGGAGTTAGCATTCCATCACAAGGTCCTGAATGTACAGGATCCCAGTGGGACTCTGCCAGACAAATGCAGCAAAAGATGCAAGAGACTTTACAAAATGTTAGAACTCGACTGAATATTCTAGAACAAAATACTCTTGCTAGGCAAACTAATGCCACCACAATGAATGTGCCTCTAGAGGTGCCCAAGCTATACCCAGTGATTCCCACTAATGAAAAGCCAGCAAGGCCCCCTGCACCTAATTCTCTGATTCCACCATCTGGGCCTCCTGCAGCAAATGAAAATGTTGCAACTACAAGCAAAGGGCAACATCCAGCAATGAGTCCTTCATctccaaaagctctctctctacCACATGAAGCTCCTCCTGCGTATACTCCTCAAGCTACTGATGGACACTATACTGTATCTTATGGTACAGACTCTGGGGAGTTTTCATCAGTTGGAGAGGACTACTACACAAAATGTACTCAGCCGCCTCCCCTTGAAAGTCTAGGAGTAGATGCAGATGAATTGATCCTGATTCGCCAAGGAGTACAGATATTCTTTGTGACTCCTGATGGGCAGGTTAGTGCTCCTTCATATCCTGGATACCTGCGCATTGTGAAGTTCTTGGACACTGATGGTGCAATGGCCCAGAATCGTCCGCCAGCGTTTCTTCAG GTTTGTGACTGGCTGTATCCTCTTATGTGCAACCAATCTCCTGTTCTGTGCTGTAATACTGGGGTCTACATGTTCCCTGATTTGATGTCGCAGGTGCCAGGATCCCATGTGGGAGTAGTGCTATCTTCAGAACTCCCAGCAGCTGACCGAGAGCTTTTTGAAGATCTGTTAAAACAGATGTCTGACCTCAGAGTCCAG GTGCCAAGATCCCATGAGGGAGTAGGATTATCTTCAGAACTCGCAACAGCTGACAGAGAACATTATGAGGATATGTTAAAACAGATGTCTGACCTCAGAGTCCAG CCTTTGGAAGCTTCAAGTGATGTGAATAACCTGGCCCAGACTGTACGCATCCAACCAGAGcctgaaggaggagagagagaaagagagttaCCTGAGTGGAGTGAGAAAGTAGCTCATGGAATCTTGTCAG gaGCATCCTGGTTGAGTTGGGGTTTGGTCAAGGGAGCAGAATATACTGGCAAAGCAATCCACAAAGGAGCTTCCAAATTGCGAGAACATATTCAACCAGAAGAGAAACCTTTGGAAGTCAATCCAACTGTAGCAAAGGGGTTTCATGTAGCAAAACAAGCTACTGGAGGAGCTGTAAAAGTCAGCCGTTTTTTGG TTGAAGGGGTGTGTTCAGTAGCAAGCAGTATTGGAAAAGAGTTAGCCCCACATGTGAAGAAGCACGGGAGCAAATTGGTTCCTGAGTCGCTTAAGAAAGACAAAGATGGAAAGTCCACTTTTGATGGTGCCATGGTGGTAGCAGCAAGTGGAgttcaag GGTTTTCAACAGTATGGCAAGGTTTGGAAAGTGCAGCAAAATGCATTGCTAATAGTGTTTCAACCGAGACTGTTCACACTGTCCAGCACAA atataAAAATAGGAAACATGGAGATCAGCTATCAACAGCCACTAAGAGTGACAAGCAATAA
- the SPART gene encoding spartin isoform X5: MEQEQDPAILEDENIKAIKEEFKKAFMFVNKGLNTDQLGQKEEARNYYKQGLDHLLRGVSIPSQGPECTGSQWDSARQMQQKMQETLQNVRTRLNILEQNTLARQTNATTMNVPLEVPKLYPVIPTNEKPARPPAPNSLIPPSGPPAANENVATTSKGQHPAMSPSSPKALSLPHEAPPAYTPQATDGHYTVSYGTDSGEFSSVGEDYYTKCTQPPPLESLGVDADELILIRQGVQIFFVTPDGQVSAPSYPGYLRIVKFLDTDGAMAQNRPPAFLQVCDWLYPLMCNQSPVLCCNTGVYMFPDLMSQVPGSHVGVVLSSELPAADRELFEDLLKQMSDLRVQPLEASSDVNNLAQTVRIQPEPEGGERERELPEWSEKVAHGILSGASWLSWGLVKGAEYTGKAIHKGASKLREHIQPEEKPLEVNPTVAKGFHVAKQATGGAVKVSRFLVEGVCSVASSIGKELAPHVKKHGSKLVPESLKKDKDGKSTFDGAMVVAASGVQGFSTVWQGLESAAKCIANSVSTETVHTVQHKYKNRKHGDQLSTATKSDKQ; this comes from the exons ATGGAACAAGAACAGGATCCTGCTATTCTAGAAGATGAAAACATTAAAGCTATTAAAGAAGAGTTCAAGAAAGCCTTTATGTTTGTCAATAAAGGCCTGAATACAGATCAATTGGGTCAAAAGGAAGAAGCCAGGAACTACTACAAGCAAGGACTTGACCACTTGCTTAGAGGAGTTAGCATTCCATCACAAGGTCCTGAATGTACAGGATCCCAGTGGGACTCTGCCAGACAAATGCAGCAAAAGATGCAAGAGACTTTACAAAATGTTAGAACTCGACTGAATATTCTAGAACAAAATACTCTTGCTAGGCAAACTAATGCCACCACAATGAATGTGCCTCTAGAGGTGCCCAAGCTATACCCAGTGATTCCCACTAATGAAAAGCCAGCAAGGCCCCCTGCACCTAATTCTCTGATTCCACCATCTGGGCCTCCTGCAGCAAATGAAAATGTTGCAACTACAAGCAAAGGGCAACATCCAGCAATGAGTCCTTCATctccaaaagctctctctctacCACATGAAGCTCCTCCTGCGTATACTCCTCAAGCTACTGATGGACACTATACTGTATCTTATGGTACAGACTCTGGGGAGTTTTCATCAGTTGGAGAGGACTACTACACAAAATGTACTCAGCCGCCTCCCCTTGAAAGTCTAGGAGTAGATGCAGATGAATTGATCCTGATTCGCCAAGGAGTACAGATATTCTTTGTGACTCCTGATGGGCAGGTTAGTGCTCCTTCATATCCTGGATACCTGCGCATTGTGAAGTTCTTGGACACTGATGGTGCAATGGCCCAGAATCGTCCGCCAGCGTTTCTTCAG GTTTGTGACTGGCTGTATCCTCTTATGTGCAACCAATCTCCTGTTCTGTGCTGTAATACTGGGGTCTACATGTTCCCTGATTTGATGTCGCAGGTGCCAGGATCCCATGTGGGAGTAGTGCTATCTTCAGAACTCCCAGCAGCTGACCGAGAGCTTTTTGAAGATCTGTTAAAACAGATGTCTGACCTCAGAGTCCAG CCTTTGGAAGCTTCAAGTGATGTGAATAACCTGGCCCAGACTGTACGCATCCAACCAGAGcctgaaggaggagagagagaaagagagttaCCTGAGTGGAGTGAGAAAGTAGCTCATGGAATCTTGTCAG gaGCATCCTGGTTGAGTTGGGGTTTGGTCAAGGGAGCAGAATATACTGGCAAAGCAATCCACAAAGGAGCTTCCAAATTGCGAGAACATATTCAACCAGAAGAGAAACCTTTGGAAGTCAATCCAACTGTAGCAAAGGGGTTTCATGTAGCAAAACAAGCTACTGGAGGAGCTGTAAAAGTCAGCCGTTTTTTGG TTGAAGGGGTGTGTTCAGTAGCAAGCAGTATTGGAAAAGAGTTAGCCCCACATGTGAAGAAGCACGGGAGCAAATTGGTTCCTGAGTCGCTTAAGAAAGACAAAGATGGAAAGTCCACTTTTGATGGTGCCATGGTGGTAGCAGCAAGTGGAgttcaag GGTTTTCAACAGTATGGCAAGGTTTGGAAAGTGCAGCAAAATGCATTGCTAATAGTGTTTCAACCGAGACTGTTCACACTGTCCAGCACAA atataAAAATAGGAAACATGGAGATCAGCTATCAACAGCCACTAAGAGTGACAAGCAATAA